In Pseudobacter ginsenosidimutans, the following are encoded in one genomic region:
- the pheT gene encoding phenylalanine--tRNA ligase subunit beta, with protein sequence MTISYNWLHEYLPATIEPERLSKILTSVGLEVESLEKYESLKGGLQGLVIGEVLTCEKHPNADKLSVTTVNIGSGEPLQIVCGAPNVAAGQKVIVAPVGVTIYPLGHDPITMKVAKIRGVESHGMICAEDEIGLSDNHAGILVLPAEAKTGMPAANYFQLYTDWIYEIGITPNHMDAMSHIGVARDVCAYMSHHDKKDFRVKSPSVNAFKADNTSLPITVEIENNEACQRYSGVSVSNITVKESPQWLQDKLRAVGLRPINNIVDITNFVLHETGQPLHAFDAAAITDNKVIVKNLAEGTPFITLDEKERKLSAEDLMICNGAGEAMCIAGVFGGIKSGVKETTTNIFLESAWFNPTDIRKTSFRHGLRTDAAVRFEKNIDISNTVNALKRAALLIRELAGGEISSELVDLYPQPKEKAAVQLKYHFLRKLSGKSYHFDSVKKILASLGFEVIKEGMDDLWIAAPYWKPDITLQADVVEEIMRIDGLDNIEIPAAITLSPSVEADRYKYLYKEKASNYLAAVGFNEIFTNSITNAAYFDEADLGNAVKLLNNLSAVHNIMRPSMLETGLEAILHNLNRKNQDLRFFEFGKTYSTSGSGKYEEHEHLCVYITGNVEEQSWKSKAVAADLYHLKGIVARILQLCGISKVSWKAAEDNTAAKGKLVNALQVLIGQDVIAELGMVSNTELKRFDIKQAVFYADFDWQQMLKFMAKQDLKVKELAKQLPVYRDLAMIVPKALAYAEVENAVKKAKLDKLQRIQLFDVFESEKIGSDKKSLAISFTFLDEEKTLTDKEIDGMMNKIMDALEKDLKAEIRK encoded by the coding sequence ATGACTATTTCTTATAACTGGTTACACGAATACCTGCCGGCAACTATTGAACCTGAAAGATTGAGCAAGATCCTGACTTCTGTTGGACTGGAAGTGGAAAGTCTTGAAAAATATGAAAGCCTGAAAGGAGGGTTGCAGGGGCTGGTAATTGGTGAGGTGCTTACATGCGAAAAACATCCCAACGCCGATAAGTTATCTGTTACCACTGTTAATATCGGAAGCGGTGAACCGCTTCAGATCGTTTGTGGGGCACCGAATGTTGCTGCCGGTCAAAAAGTGATCGTGGCACCTGTGGGCGTTACCATCTATCCGTTAGGTCATGATCCCATCACCATGAAAGTGGCCAAGATCCGCGGAGTGGAAAGTCATGGAATGATCTGCGCCGAAGATGAGATCGGATTGAGCGATAACCATGCCGGCATCCTGGTGCTTCCTGCAGAAGCCAAAACCGGAATGCCTGCCGCCAACTATTTCCAGCTGTATACAGATTGGATCTACGAGATCGGCATCACACCCAACCATATGGACGCCATGAGCCATATCGGTGTAGCACGTGATGTGTGTGCTTATATGAGCCATCACGACAAAAAGGATTTTCGCGTGAAATCCCCGTCAGTGAACGCTTTCAAGGCCGATAACACCAGTCTTCCCATCACTGTGGAGATCGAAAACAATGAAGCCTGCCAGCGATACAGCGGCGTATCTGTTTCAAATATCACTGTAAAGGAAAGCCCTCAGTGGCTGCAGGATAAACTGCGCGCTGTTGGCCTTCGTCCTATCAACAATATCGTAGACATCACCAATTTTGTTCTGCACGAAACCGGTCAGCCATTGCATGCGTTCGATGCAGCTGCCATCACGGACAATAAGGTGATTGTAAAGAATCTCGCGGAAGGGACTCCCTTCATTACGCTGGATGAGAAAGAAAGAAAACTGAGCGCTGAAGATCTGATGATCTGCAATGGTGCTGGTGAAGCGATGTGTATTGCCGGCGTGTTCGGTGGTATCAAAAGTGGTGTGAAAGAAACTACCACCAATATCTTCCTGGAGAGCGCCTGGTTCAACCCAACGGATATCCGAAAAACATCTTTCCGTCATGGTTTGAGAACAGATGCTGCTGTCCGTTTCGAGAAGAATATCGATATCAGCAATACGGTGAACGCGCTCAAACGCGCTGCACTGTTGATCAGGGAACTGGCAGGAGGCGAGATCAGTTCTGAACTGGTTGACCTCTATCCACAACCGAAAGAGAAAGCGGCGGTGCAATTGAAATATCATTTTCTCCGCAAGCTGAGTGGTAAGAGCTATCATTTCGATTCTGTGAAGAAGATCCTCGCCAGCCTTGGCTTTGAAGTGATCAAGGAAGGGATGGACGATCTCTGGATCGCTGCTCCATACTGGAAGCCTGATATTACATTGCAGGCAGATGTGGTGGAAGAGATCATGCGGATAGACGGGCTCGACAATATCGAGATCCCTGCCGCGATCACGCTGTCTCCTTCAGTGGAAGCCGACCGGTATAAATATCTCTACAAAGAAAAAGCCTCCAATTACCTTGCAGCAGTTGGATTCAACGAGATCTTCACCAACTCCATCACCAATGCCGCTTACTTTGATGAAGCGGACCTCGGCAATGCAGTGAAGCTTCTCAATAACCTGAGCGCTGTGCACAATATCATGCGCCCCTCCATGCTGGAAACCGGTCTGGAAGCCATTCTGCACAACCTCAACAGGAAGAACCAGGACCTCCGGTTCTTCGAGTTCGGTAAAACCTATTCTACTTCCGGCTCCGGCAAGTATGAAGAGCACGAGCATCTCTGCGTATACATTACCGGCAATGTGGAAGAACAGAGCTGGAAATCCAAGGCTGTGGCTGCGGATCTCTATCATCTGAAAGGTATCGTGGCAAGGATATTGCAACTCTGCGGAATAAGCAAAGTGAGCTGGAAAGCGGCGGAAGACAATACTGCTGCCAAAGGCAAGCTGGTGAATGCCCTGCAGGTGTTGATCGGGCAGGATGTGATCGCTGAACTGGGGATGGTGAGCAATACAGAACTGAAACGTTTCGATATCAAACAAGCCGTTTTCTATGCAGACTTCGACTGGCAGCAAATGCTGAAGTTCATGGCGAAGCAAGACCTGAAAGTGAAAGAACTGGCCAAACAGTTGCCGGTGTACAGGGACCTGGCCATGATCGTTCCAAAAGCCCTTGCTTATGCTGAAGTGGAGAATGCAGTGAAGAAAGCGAAGCTCGACAAGCTCCAGCGCATACAGTTATTCGATGTTTTCGAAAGTGAAAAGATCGGTTCCGATAAGAAATCACTCGCCATCAGCTTTACTTTCCTGGATGAAGAAAAAACTTTAACGGACAAGGAGATCGATGGCATGATGAACAAGATCATGGACGCCCTTGAAAAAGACCTGAAAGCCGAGATCCGGAAATAG
- a CDS encoding acetyl-CoA C-acyltransferase — protein MQEAYIVAGYRTAVGKSKRGVFRFYRPDDLATEVIKSLVASVPGLEPKMVDDVIVGNAVPEAEQGLQVGRLIAAKALGIEVPGMTVNRYCASGLETIAIATAKIRMGMAECIVAGGTESMSLVPTSGWKPVPSYAIAKDEPDYFLGMGLTAEAVAKEYEVSREDQDAFSYQSHQKAINAIKNGYFKSGILPINVEQVYVNEKGKRAVKSYVVDTDEGPRPDTSMEALGKLRPVFAANGTVTAGNSSQTSDGAAFVVVMSERLVNQLGLKPIARLVACASAGVHPRIMGIGPVEAVPKVLKQANMNLGQIDLVELNEAFASQALAVVRKLGINPDIVNINGGAIALGHPLGCTGAKLTIQITNDMKRLGKKYGIVTACVGGGQGIAGIIENIS, from the coding sequence ATGCAGGAAGCATATATCGTAGCAGGGTATCGTACCGCAGTTGGTAAATCCAAGCGGGGGGTATTCCGTTTTTATCGTCCGGATGATCTGGCCACTGAAGTGATCAAATCGCTGGTAGCTTCTGTGCCCGGACTGGAGCCTAAAATGGTGGATGATGTGATAGTGGGCAATGCGGTTCCCGAAGCGGAGCAGGGCTTGCAGGTGGGCCGTTTGATCGCTGCCAAAGCGCTGGGTATTGAAGTACCGGGCATGACAGTGAACCGCTATTGTGCGTCCGGCCTGGAAACCATCGCCATTGCTACGGCGAAGATCCGGATGGGAATGGCAGAGTGTATTGTTGCCGGCGGAACCGAAAGTATGAGCCTGGTGCCAACATCTGGTTGGAAGCCTGTTCCTTCTTATGCTATCGCGAAGGATGAACCTGATTATTTTCTCGGCATGGGGCTTACAGCAGAAGCTGTAGCCAAAGAATATGAAGTGAGTCGTGAAGACCAGGATGCTTTCTCTTACCAAAGCCATCAGAAAGCGATCAATGCTATCAAGAATGGCTATTTCAAAAGCGGTATCCTGCCCATCAATGTGGAGCAGGTATATGTGAACGAAAAAGGAAAGCGCGCAGTAAAAAGCTATGTAGTGGATACTGATGAAGGACCACGTCCGGATACCAGTATGGAAGCGCTGGGTAAATTAAGACCAGTGTTTGCTGCCAATGGTACCGTAACAGCCGGTAACTCTTCTCAAACCTCTGATGGCGCTGCCTTTGTGGTAGTGATGAGCGAAAGGCTGGTGAATCAGCTGGGATTGAAACCTATTGCACGTCTGGTTGCCTGTGCATCAGCGGGTGTGCATCCCCGTATCATGGGCATCGGTCCGGTGGAAGCAGTTCCCAAAGTGTTGAAGCAGGCCAATATGAATCTTGGTCAGATTGATTTGGTAGAATTGAATGAGGCCTTCGCTTCACAGGCGCTGGCCGTGGTTCGTAAACTGGGCATCAATCCGGATATCGTGAACATCAATGGAGGCGCTATTGCGTTGGGCCATCCGCTGGGATGTACAGGTGCCAAGCTCACTATTCAGATCACGAATGATATGAAGCGATTGGGCAAGAAGTATGGCATTGTTACTGCCTGTGTTGGCGGTGGACAGGGGATTGCGGGGATTATTGAGAATATCAGTTAA
- a CDS encoding DUF6263 family protein, which translates to MKQFIAIAAVLITGAASAQTITRKAEFKKGQQIESTSSMKMVMTMEMMGQSMDMVNNYKFTSKVGVTDVTATDNKLNTILTRVVMDMQAGPQTMSYDSDKKEDADSEFGKAFSAKLNTPVNITTDKKGMITASDEKADPASDIMNDMGGGMGESMSKVGTSLEIIANLPEGKTFKTGDTWIDSLTDPKTNAKYVLNYRVVSIQGANATISFGGTVGRSGEMQQGGMTMNMDLTGLLKGEYTMETASGLVKAKKLNMEGEGKLETMGQEIPFKIKIDSDALLNRQ; encoded by the coding sequence ATGAAACAATTCATCGCCATTGCAGCAGTATTGATCACGGGAGCTGCCTCTGCCCAAACCATTACCCGTAAAGCCGAATTCAAGAAAGGCCAGCAGATCGAATCCACCAGTTCCATGAAAATGGTGATGACCATGGAAATGATGGGCCAGTCCATGGATATGGTGAACAACTATAAATTCACCAGCAAAGTAGGTGTAACCGATGTTACCGCCACAGATAATAAACTCAACACCATCCTTACACGTGTTGTGATGGATATGCAGGCAGGTCCCCAGACCATGAGCTACGACTCAGATAAGAAAGAAGATGCCGACAGCGAATTCGGAAAAGCTTTCAGCGCAAAACTCAATACTCCTGTAAATATCACTACAGATAAAAAAGGAATGATCACTGCCAGCGATGAAAAAGCAGATCCAGCCAGCGATATCATGAACGATATGGGCGGTGGCATGGGAGAAAGCATGAGCAAGGTTGGAACCAGCCTCGAGATCATCGCCAACCTTCCTGAAGGCAAGACTTTCAAAACCGGAGATACCTGGATTGACAGCCTCACTGATCCAAAGACCAATGCTAAATATGTACTCAACTACAGAGTGGTTTCTATCCAGGGCGCCAATGCAACTATTTCTTTCGGCGGAACCGTTGGCCGCAGTGGTGAAATGCAGCAGGGCGGAATGACCATGAATATGGACCTGACAGGGCTTCTCAAAGGCGAGTATACCATGGAGACTGCTTCAGGCCTGGTAAAGGCTAAAAAACTCAACATGGAAGGGGAAGGAAAACTGGAAACGATGGGACAGGAAATCCCTTTTAAGATCAAGATAGACTCAGACGCATTGTTGAACCGTCAATAA
- a CDS encoding RsmE family RNA methyltransferase: MSLPIFFYAEPVTVNELVQLPEETSKHIVQVLRMDNDEHLQLADGKGNLHLVVIAEAHKKKCIVKALSTTVSPAPARKINIAISLLKNASRFEWFMEKATEIGVTEIIPLICERTEKQHFKKERFENILVSAMLQSQQSWLPVLHQPVHYEQLFRLEDTLLASQKFVAHCGETQKTSLASAVDFSQSSQFILIGPEGDFTPLEIKLALDHKFTPVTLGDTRLRAETAGVVAATLLCIH; the protein is encoded by the coding sequence ATGAGTTTGCCAATCTTCTTTTACGCAGAACCTGTAACAGTGAACGAACTGGTGCAATTGCCGGAGGAAACTTCAAAGCATATTGTACAGGTGCTTCGTATGGACAATGACGAACATCTTCAACTGGCCGATGGCAAAGGCAATCTCCACCTGGTGGTCATCGCAGAAGCACATAAAAAGAAATGCATCGTAAAAGCGTTGAGCACCACCGTTAGTCCGGCTCCTGCAAGAAAGATCAATATCGCTATTTCACTGTTGAAAAATGCCAGCCGGTTTGAATGGTTCATGGAGAAAGCAACCGAGATCGGTGTAACCGAAATTATTCCGCTGATCTGTGAACGCACGGAAAAACAACATTTCAAGAAAGAAAGATTCGAGAATATCCTTGTCAGCGCGATGCTGCAAAGCCAGCAATCCTGGTTGCCTGTATTGCATCAGCCTGTTCACTATGAACAGCTCTTCCGCCTGGAAGATACATTGCTGGCCTCACAGAAATTTGTTGCGCATTGCGGGGAAACTCAAAAGACGTCTCTTGCTTCGGCTGTCGACTTCAGCCAATCATCCCAATTTATTTTGATCGGTCCGGAAGGGGATTTCACACCGCTTGAGATCAAACTGGCGCTCGATCACAAGTTCACTCCTGTAACGTTGGGGGATACCCGCTTACGCGCTGAAACGGCAGGAGTGGTGGCTGCTACATTACTCTGTATTCATTAA
- a CDS encoding cell division protein ZapA: protein MEELIPINVVIGDRTYRIRISPVDEEVVRKTLKLINDKIIEFKTNFAGKDMQDYVAMVILWYATQQKAAGNQPLIDHESELQLSAMEKMLDKILSSES, encoded by the coding sequence ATGGAAGAATTAATTCCAATAAATGTTGTGATAGGCGACAGAACCTATCGGATACGCATATCCCCTGTTGATGAGGAAGTGGTCAGAAAGACCCTGAAGCTGATCAACGACAAGATCATTGAGTTCAAAACCAATTTTGCAGGGAAGGATATGCAGGACTATGTTGCGATGGTGATCCTCTGGTATGCCACACAACAAAAAGCGGCCGGAAACCAGCCGCTGATTGATCATGAATCGGAACTTCAATTGTCCGCCATGGAAAAAATGTTGGATAAAATATTGTCTTCCGAAAGCTGA
- a CDS encoding TerC family protein yields the protein MEQLFTIDALISLLTLTTLEVVLGIDNVIFVSILMGRMSKEQQLKARRIWMFAGITVRILLLMAIGWLVKNGNSELFGFDIRGTHVSFNLRNCIMFVGGLFLLYKTVKEIHHKLEGDEESLNPKNNKPASFGSLIAQIIVIDMVFSFDSIITAVGLARIVPVMIIAVIIAMIIMFFFADKISNFIHQHPTLKMLALAFLLMVGFSLFFEGLEPVHHSHIDKGYIYFAMAFSFGVELLNMWMRKREKKKKPVELREPKLKENSPAGTNASRQH from the coding sequence ATGGAGCAGTTATTTACGATCGACGCACTGATCAGTTTATTAACACTAACTACACTAGAAGTGGTGCTCGGCATCGACAACGTGATATTCGTGTCGATACTGATGGGACGAATGAGCAAAGAACAACAGCTCAAGGCCCGCCGTATCTGGATGTTTGCCGGCATCACCGTCCGCATCCTTTTACTCATGGCCATCGGTTGGCTGGTAAAGAACGGTAACTCGGAATTGTTCGGATTCGACATAAGGGGTACGCATGTTTCATTCAACCTGCGTAACTGTATCATGTTTGTGGGTGGCCTGTTCCTGCTGTACAAAACAGTGAAGGAGATCCACCACAAGCTGGAAGGCGATGAGGAATCGCTGAATCCGAAGAACAATAAGCCAGCTTCATTCGGTTCATTGATCGCGCAGATCATTGTGATTGATATGGTGTTCTCGTTCGACAGTATCATTACGGCTGTTGGACTTGCGCGCATCGTACCGGTAATGATCATTGCCGTGATCATTGCCATGATCATCATGTTCTTCTTTGCAGACAAGATCAGCAACTTCATCCATCAGCATCCCACGCTGAAGATGCTGGCCCTGGCCTTCCTGCTGATGGTTGGTTTCAGCCTCTTCTTTGAAGGTCTGGAGCCTGTACACCACAGCCATATCGATAAAGGCTATATCTACTTTGCGATGGCATTTTCCTTTGGTGTGGAGCTGCTGAATATGTGGATGCGCAAGCGCGAGAAGAAAAAGAAACCGGTGGAGTTGCGAGAGCCAAAGCTCAAAGAGAACAGTCCGGCAGGGACGAATGCAAGCAGACAACATTGA
- a CDS encoding quinone-dependent dihydroorotate dehydrogenase: MYQLIRKLLFLFDAESVHYFAMNTFKLGCRIGFIRKMLTASFKPVSANPATLFGLHFPNRIGLAAGFDKNALFLSELEVMGFGYVEIGTVTPLPQAGNDKPRLFRLPKDKALINRMGFNNDGVKVVAARLKKWKEQHASSPLIIGGNIGKNKVTPNEDAWKDYEICFRELYDVVDYFVVNVSSPNTPGLRALQEKDSLHKILSHLQTINHQLTPSGAEAKPLLLKIAPDLTVEQIDDVVDLALEIQLDGLVAANTTISRDNLQTPASTLEAIGAGGLSGKPLLTRSTEVVRYICEKTGGKIPVIGSGGIFTGEDAAAKAAAGAVMVQIWTGFIYEGPAIVKKISSKWKA, encoded by the coding sequence ATGTACCAGTTAATTCGCAAATTACTATTCCTTTTCGATGCTGAAAGTGTGCACTATTTTGCCATGAACACGTTCAAACTTGGATGCCGCATCGGCTTCATCCGCAAAATGCTGACAGCGTCATTCAAACCCGTATCAGCAAACCCTGCCACTCTTTTTGGGCTTCATTTCCCTAACCGTATTGGCCTGGCTGCCGGGTTCGACAAAAATGCCCTCTTCCTCAGTGAACTGGAAGTGATGGGCTTCGGTTATGTGGAGATCGGAACTGTTACACCGCTACCGCAAGCGGGGAACGATAAACCCAGGCTTTTCCGCTTGCCGAAAGACAAGGCCCTGATCAACCGTATGGGCTTCAACAACGACGGCGTTAAAGTAGTTGCTGCGCGATTGAAAAAATGGAAAGAGCAACATGCTTCTTCTCCATTGATCATTGGCGGCAATATCGGTAAGAACAAAGTAACGCCCAATGAGGATGCCTGGAAAGATTACGAAATCTGCTTCAGGGAGCTCTATGATGTTGTGGACTATTTTGTGGTGAACGTTAGCTCGCCCAACACACCGGGCTTACGTGCACTGCAGGAAAAAGATTCCCTGCACAAGATCCTTTCGCATTTGCAGACAATCAATCACCAGCTCACGCCGTCCGGCGCTGAAGCTAAACCGTTATTACTGAAGATTGCACCAGACCTTACCGTTGAGCAGATCGATGATGTGGTAGACCTGGCACTTGAGATCCAACTGGATGGACTGGTTGCCGCCAATACCACTATCAGTCGTGATAACCTGCAAACACCCGCCAGCACCCTGGAAGCCATTGGCGCCGGAGGTCTAAGCGGAAAGCCGTTGCTCACGCGTTCTACGGAAGTGGTACGTTATATTTGTGAGAAGACGGGCGGAAAGATCCCGGTGATCGGATCAGGTGGTATCTTCACCGGTGAAGATGCAGCCGCCAAAGCCGCTGCAGGCGCAGTGATGGTGCAGATCTGGACAGGCTTTATATATGAAGGTCCCGCTATCGTGAAAAAGATCAGCAGCAAATGGAAAGCGTAG
- the dnaB gene encoding replicative DNA helicase, protein MDLTNLNKDRKNNRRKGSLDLSTMVYGKVPPQAKDLEEAVLGAIMLEKSAFDTVIEILKPECFYLDANQRIYRAMQSLQQKNQPIDILTVVEELKSKVELEMVGGPYYVTRLTNAVVSSANIEAHSRIILQKFIQRELIRISGEIISDSYEDSTDVFDLLDEAESKLFEITNNHLRKNFDSIDSVLVKTVQRIEDMRHRTEDITGVPSGFPSLDKVTYGWQPSDLIILAARPAVGKTAFALNLVRNAALSSKQVPVAFFSLEMSSAQLVQRVLSAESEIWLEKISRGKMEEHEMKQLYAKGIQKLAQAPIYIDDTAALNVFELRAKARRLKNKHNIGMIIIDYLQLMSGGGGKNVNREQEISTISRNLKTLAKELMIPIIALSQLSRAVETRKEGNKMPQLSDLRESGAIEQDADMVMFIYRPEYYDITSNEMGESNKGETHVRIAKHRNGSLETIKLRAQLHIQKFVEMEEDDFGGLGGGGGSWRPVPTDGGGGGAQGQDGGGAKLYIQAGSKMNDMPFGDDDDSPF, encoded by the coding sequence ATGGACTTGACTAACCTTAATAAAGACCGAAAGAATAATCGGCGCAAAGGTTCCCTGGACCTGAGCACGATGGTATATGGCAAAGTACCCCCGCAGGCTAAAGACCTTGAAGAAGCTGTCCTTGGAGCCATTATGCTGGAAAAAAGCGCTTTCGATACCGTTATTGAGATCCTCAAACCCGAGTGTTTTTACCTGGATGCCAATCAGCGTATTTACCGGGCCATGCAAAGCCTCCAGCAAAAGAACCAGCCTATCGATATCCTTACCGTGGTGGAAGAGCTGAAAAGTAAAGTAGAGCTGGAAATGGTAGGCGGTCCGTACTACGTGACCCGTCTCACCAACGCTGTTGTATCATCCGCCAATATCGAAGCGCACTCCCGTATCATCCTTCAGAAATTCATTCAGCGCGAACTGATCCGTATCAGCGGAGAGATCATCAGCGACAGTTATGAAGACAGCACGGATGTATTCGATCTCCTGGACGAAGCGGAGAGCAAGCTTTTTGAGATCACCAACAATCACCTTCGTAAAAACTTCGACAGTATCGATTCTGTGTTGGTGAAAACCGTACAGCGTATCGAAGATATGCGCCACCGTACGGAAGATATCACTGGCGTGCCCAGTGGATTTCCTTCACTGGACAAAGTCACCTACGGATGGCAGCCATCGGATCTGATCATCCTCGCTGCCCGTCCTGCGGTAGGTAAAACGGCATTCGCCCTTAACCTGGTCCGCAATGCGGCACTCAGCAGCAAACAGGTACCTGTGGCCTTCTTCAGCCTTGAGATGAGCTCGGCACAGCTGGTACAACGTGTACTCTCAGCCGAAAGTGAGATCTGGCTCGAAAAGATCTCCCGTGGTAAAATGGAAGAGCATGAAATGAAACAGCTCTATGCCAAGGGGATCCAGAAACTGGCGCAGGCGCCCATTTACATCGATGATACAGCAGCCCTCAACGTATTTGAGCTCCGAGCCAAGGCCCGCCGTCTCAAGAACAAACATAATATCGGCATGATCATCATCGACTACCTTCAGCTCATGAGTGGTGGCGGTGGTAAGAATGTGAACCGCGAACAGGAGATCAGTACCATCTCCCGGAACCTGAAAACACTGGCGAAGGAGCTGATGATCCCCATCATCGCACTGTCCCAGTTAAGCCGTGCGGTGGAAACGAGAAAGGAAGGGAACAAGATGCCACAGTTGAGTGACCTTCGTGAATCGGGCGCCATCGAACAGGATGCGGACATGGTAATGTTCATTTATCGTCCTGAATACTACGATATCACTTCCAATGAAATGGGAGAAAGCAATAAAGGTGAAACGCACGTGCGTATCGCGAAGCACCGTAACGGTTCGCTCGAAACCATCAAACTCCGCGCCCAGCTTCATATTCAGAAGTTCGTGGAAATGGAGGAAGATGATTTCGGTGGTCTCGGAGGCGGTGGCGGCAGCTGGAGACCTGTACCTACTGATGGCGGCGGTGGCGGCGCACAAGGCCAGGATGGCGGTGGAGCCAAGCTGTATATCCAGGCCGGTAGTAAAATGAATGATATGCCTTTCGGGGATGATGACGATTCTCCGTTCTAA
- a CDS encoding DUF1800 domain-containing protein, whose amino-acid sequence MDRRAFFALKPKANTPATSPFGGLRQITSGLNPYTGPWTTNEVAHLLKRTMFGAKKSDVDYFRAMSMDAAVDALLNVPATVPAPPVKAYSNEDINPADPDFAIPIGATWVNTHTNDGQANYNRIISWKAWWTSLMINQERNIGEKMNLFWHNHFATETGFYKVGIYAYRHYLLLRSHATGNFKALVRGVTIDLAMLNYLNGMLSRKEAPDENYARELQELFTLGKENNPNYTEPDVITAARVLTGWCINEATDEVFFDINRHDTGSKTFSSFYGGTTIAGRSDANAGEAELDDLLTMIFNKSVEVSEFMVRKLYRYFVYYTIDANTETNVIKPLALLFRNSNWEVKPVLERLFKSEHFFDVLSQGCLIKSPLDLTIGLCREFNVQFPSPTDYEAYYGLLDFVRFQSAEMQLNPGDPPGVSGWPAYYQIPQFHEAWINSDTLPKRNIFSDVLIGSGYMRNGQVLRIDPVEFTNTLPNAVNPDVLINDVLNLFYRVPLSDASKTIIKNAILLTGQTQDYYWSNAWNAYKTDPTNMVKYEVVYLRLQALYKYFMNLAEYQLA is encoded by the coding sequence ATGGATAGAAGAGCATTCTTCGCCCTGAAACCAAAAGCCAATACTCCTGCCACCTCGCCATTCGGCGGGCTCCGCCAGATCACTTCAGGTTTGAACCCTTACACGGGTCCCTGGACTACCAATGAAGTAGCGCACCTGCTTAAAAGGACCATGTTCGGGGCTAAAAAGTCTGATGTGGACTATTTTCGCGCCATGTCAATGGATGCCGCTGTGGACGCGCTTTTGAACGTACCCGCAACAGTACCTGCTCCTCCGGTAAAAGCATATAGCAATGAAGATATCAACCCTGCCGATCCGGATTTTGCTATCCCCATTGGAGCAACCTGGGTGAATACACATACCAACGACGGCCAGGCGAACTACAACAGGATCATCAGCTGGAAAGCCTGGTGGACTTCCCTAATGATCAACCAGGAAAGGAATATCGGTGAAAAGATGAACCTCTTCTGGCATAATCATTTTGCCACAGAAACCGGATTTTATAAAGTGGGCATTTACGCGTATCGTCATTACCTCTTGCTTAGAAGTCATGCCACAGGCAATTTCAAAGCATTGGTTCGCGGGGTAACCATCGATCTTGCCATGCTCAATTATCTGAATGGCATGCTTAGCCGAAAAGAAGCGCCAGACGAGAACTATGCACGTGAATTGCAGGAGCTTTTCACACTGGGAAAAGAAAACAATCCAAACTATACTGAACCAGACGTGATAACGGCAGCACGCGTGCTCACCGGCTGGTGTATCAATGAAGCAACAGATGAGGTTTTCTTCGATATCAATCGCCACGATACAGGAAGCAAAACCTTTTCCTCCTTCTATGGCGGTACTACCATCGCCGGCCGTAGCGATGCCAATGCAGGTGAAGCTGAGCTCGACGATCTCCTCACCATGATCTTCAACAAAAGTGTGGAAGTCTCAGAATTCATGGTGCGCAAACTCTATCGTTATTTCGTTTATTATACCATTGATGCCAATACGGAAACCAATGTGATCAAACCATTGGCCCTGCTGTTCCGCAACAGCAACTGGGAAGTGAAACCTGTGCTCGAACGCCTTTTCAAAAGCGAACATTTCTTCGATGTGCTTTCACAGGGCTGCCTGATCAAAAGCCCGCTTGACCTCACTATTGGTCTCTGCCGTGAGTTCAATGTTCAGTTCCCTTCGCCAACTGACTATGAAGCTTATTACGGCTTGCTGGACTTTGTAAGGTTCCAATCAGCCGAAATGCAGCTAAATCCCGGCGACCCTCCCGGTGTGTCCGGGTGGCCAGCATACTATCAGATTCCACAATTCCACGAGGCATGGATCAATTCAGATACCCTGCCTAAAAGAAATATTTTCTCAGACGTATTGATTGGCTCAGGCTATATGAGGAATGGTCAGGTACTTAGGATCGATCCCGTAGAATTCACCAACACACTACCCAATGCAGTTAACCCGGATGTGCTGATCAATGATGTGTTGAACCTCTTCTACCGGGTACCCTTATCCGATGCATCCAAAACCATCATCAAGAATGCGATCCTGCTTACCGGTCAAACGCAGGATTACTATTGGAGCAATGCATGGAATGCATACAAAACCGATCCCACCAATATGGTGAAATACGAAGTAGTTTACCTCAGGCTACAGGCATTGTACAAATATTTCATGAACCTGGCCGAGTACCAATTAGCTTAA